The DNA sequence CGTTTGCTTTTTCAGCGCCTTTTTCGATTTTGGTAATCCCGTTCAAAATGCTCACGGATTCTCCAGTCATAACGGCCTTGCTGACCATGTCAGACTCGGAATGAGTACCGATGTGCTGTACTTGGGAAGTCAGGTTTTGGCGTTGGGAACCCGTACCTACAGAAATGGATTTGGTTTCGGCAGTGGAGCCGGTACCTTTGAGGATCGTGGTGTTGTTCGCAACCGTGTTTCCGTCGTTCATTTCACCCAGAATCCATTCCATTTTCCCGTCACGATCTACGGTCGCGCGACGGAAGCTGTAGTCGTGTACATCTGTGGACAGGGAACGTACGGACGCTACTTGTACAGATGCACCTGCTCCAACGTATACTTCCACGATGCTGTTTGCTACCATACTCGTACCTTCTCCAGACACGAATGTATCCACGTAAATCACTTTGCTGTTCGCTTCTGCTACGATCAGAACGTGTGGGGAAAGGAGTGCGTGGTCGCCTGCTACTTCAAAGACAACTTGCAATGGCACTTCTACTTCCACGTTTTTCGGTACGTAGAGGAACACGCCGCCATTTACTACTGCTGTGTGCAAAGCGGTCAGCTTGTGTTCGTCGTAAGCTACGACATTCCATAAGTATTTTTGCACCAGATCGCTGTGCTCTACCAGAGCTTTTGCGAGCGTAGTGAAAATGACGCCTTTGCTCTTCAGTTCGTCGGAAACAGCTTCAAAAACAGAAGAGGCATTCTTTTGCACCAACAGGTTTTTCACGCTGTCGACGTCGATTTGCGCTTTGACCAGTTCGCTCAGTTCGTTTGCTGTCGCCACAGTAGCTGCAGTTTGGAACGGATCAAACTCAGTCGTATTCCATTTATCAATTTTCGTTTTCTCCAAAGCGGGCAGTTTCAGCTCTCCCGCCGCTTTTAAGCCGGCGAGACGCTTTTCCAGGAACCAGGCAGGCTCCTGATTGGCTTTGGAGTACTCGGTGATCGCTTCAGAGTCGAAGCGGAGCTGTACATCCACACTCATTTCACTGCTGCCTCCTTCTTCCTACACGTTGGCGTTTACGGTTTCATCCTCGATGCCGAGCTCTTCCTTGATCCAATCGTAGCCTTCTGCCTCGAGACGTTCAGCCAGTTCTGGACCACCGGACTTCACGATACGACCCTGCATCATGACGTGTACGAAGTCAGGCTTCACATAGTTCAGCAAACGCTGGTAGTGAGTGATGATCAAAAATCCGCGATCAGCAGAGCGCATTTCGTTCACGCCGTTCGCTACTACTTTCAATGCGTCAATATCGAGACCAGAGTCGATCTCATCAAGAATACAGAAAGTAGGTTCGATGAGCATCATTTGCAGAATCTCGTTGCGCTTTTTCTCCCCACCGGAGAAGCCTTCATTCAGATAACGATGAGAGAAGGATTCGTCCATTTCCAGCGTGCTCATTTTCTTGTCCATTTCGCGAATGAACTTCATCAGGGAAATTTCGTTTCCTTCACCACGACGAGCGTTGATTGCGGAACGCAGGAAGTCGGAGTTGGTAACGCCACTGATTTCGGACGGATATTGCATCGCCAAGAACAGACCAGCGCGTGCACGCTCGTCGACTGCCATGTCCAGCAGATCCTCACCGTTGATGATTACTTCGCCTGCGGTTACCTCATATTTCGGGTGACCCATCAGAGTAGAAGCCAAAGTTGATTTACCAGTTCCGTTCGGGCCCATGATTGCATGGACTTCGCCGCCCTTGATTTCCAAGTTCATGCCTTTGAGGATTTCTTTATCCTCGATCTTGGCGCGAAGGTTTTTTATTTGCAAATGCGGTACTGCTGTCATCTGAATTCCCTCCATAAACGTCAGAAGTGAGTTGGTTAATTCTCAATCCATTCTCAATACCCATCTTATAATAAGAATAATTATAAATCAAGGAATGAAACATATCTGTAATTTTTAAATCATTATATTTAGAAAGTCGGTTTTTGGCGACTGACAATCGCCTTATCCGCCTGCTACTGGAACATCTTACCCTTACGCTCTTCAGGAAATACCCACGCAGCCAAGTATATAGCGCGCAAGAATTTCATCATCCTATTTTCGCTAGTGCGAACTTCATCAAAAGCCGGAATTGGTACCATTTGGCAGCCTGCTTGTGAAAATTCAGCGACATGGAAAAAAGAAGTGCCTCGATGCGGATAACCGCGAAACGAGACACCTCCCTTTAATTATTGAAAGTCTTGCAACAGCTGAATGGCTTTTTTCCATCGCCTTCGCTTGAGCTGTACTCGCTCATGAGACAACTGTGGCTCGTATCGCCTGGAGATCAGGATTTTCTTTTGCAGTTGTTCCTGCGTCCACCATCCCAGCGATTCTCCCTGCAGATAGGCTACGCCCATCGCTGTAGTCTCAGCCTGTTTGGGTGCTTCCACTGGAATCCCTAAAATATTTGCCTGAACCTGCATCAAATAAGGGTTCCGCGTTGGGCCTCCATCTACTCGCAGCGATTTTAGTTGCTGCCCCGAGACAAGCTGCATGGCTTCCAGTACATCGGCAATTCGGTGGGCAATGCCCTCCAGAATGGCACGTGCCAAATCTTGTTTCGTCGTATCGTGAGACATCCCTACGAACATCCCTCGCGTATCGGAGCTCCAGTACGGTGCTCCTAGACCGCTCAGGGCAGGGATGAACAATATTTCGTTATCCAGTTCCTTTTCCACGGCTCCACCGTTTAGACAAAGCTCCCACTGCTTGGACCATTCCTGCAGCTGTTCGATACTGTCGTACAAGCCTAATCCATTCATCCCCCACTCAATCGCGGAACCAGCCGAGTAAATCGCTCCGTCCAAGGCATAGGTATACGCGTCTTCCCGCTGCCAGACAATCGTGGACAACAGCGTATCTGTATGATCAGTCAATGGTTGCGTCCCTACGTTTAGATAGGCGAAGCACCCGGTTCCATACGTGCACTTTGACATGCCCGGCTCGACACACAAATGACCGTATAGCGCAGCAGGTTGATCCACCATACTCACACGGATCGGCGCCTGAATACCGAGAAAATGATCTGGACAAGTCACACCTAGCTCCCCGACAGACGGGACAACTTGCGCGAGCCATTCCTTTTTGATCCCCAAGTATTGGAGGATTTCCTCGTCCCACTCTCCCTGCTGGATGTTAAACAACAGCGTTCTGGCAGCCGTCGAAGCATCCGTGACAAACTGCTTTTTGCCCGTCATGTTCCAGATCATCCACGTGTCCAGTGTTCCAAAACGACCGCAGCCTTCCTCCAGCTTTGCGTTGACCTCAGGCACTTCTTCCATCAACCATTTGACCTTGGTCGCCGAAAAGTAAGGATCAATGCGCAAACCCGTCTTTTCTTTGACCCGTTGTCGCCAATCATGATCTGCATTCCACTGATCCGCAATAGCAATCGAGCGTCGGCACGACCAGACAATCGCAGGGTATAGCGGAGAGCTGTCAGTCACATCCCATGCCATTACGGTCTCACCCTGATTGGCCAAGCCGACTGCATGGACCTGATGCGGAGCGATGTTGGCTTTTTCCAAAATGTCGGCAACCGCAGCGAGTACCATTTGCCATATTTCCGTCGGATCATGCTCTGCCCAACCCGAATGCGGGTAATATTGCGTGTGCTTTTGATAGCTCTCCGCCCTGATATTGCCGTCCTGATCAACAAGTAATGCCTTGGTACCTGTCGTTCCTTGATCAATCGAAAGAATATATGGTTGCTCTGCCATCGTATAACGCCACCTCTTTTGCTACGTTCTATCCGATGTGATAATGAGAATCTCCGGACTCGTCTTTTTGGATACCAATTCTTCCTTCTGCTATGCCCTTTCGGAAGCCGATGAAATAAACGAGCGCCCCGACGATCATCAAAACGATCGCAACGATCGCTACATTATGAAAATCCGCTGGGACAGTCAGGATGCCGATTTCAAATACGAGCCAGATAATGGCAATGATCGTGAGTGGTGTCCGCCATTTTCCTAAATCAAAGCCATCCGTCGCGGGCAGATCCTTGATCTTTAACGCATAAGCCAAAATCGTAATCAGGTAGAGTACGGCGGGTAGTACGGCAGTAGCTCCCACTAGCATGGTCAGAGAATCGGAGAAAATGACTGCGATGATCCCTAATACAAGCACCAGCACAATGGCATTTGCCGGTACAGATGTTTTCGTGGAGACCTTCTTAAATACGCGAGGAGCAAAGAACACATTATCGCGGGAGAGTGCATAGATCAGGCGGGATGCTGAGGCCATAATAATCAATCCACATGCAAAAATCGAAATAATGCAAAGAACGAGAAATACATTCGCGCCAATATTGCCAAAGCGCTCCGTCAAAAT is a window from the Brevibacillus choshinensis genome containing:
- the sufD gene encoding Fe-S cluster assembly protein SufD; the protein is MSVDVQLRFDSEAITEYSKANQEPAWFLEKRLAGLKAAGELKLPALEKTKIDKWNTTEFDPFQTAATVATANELSELVKAQIDVDSVKNLLVQKNASSVFEAVSDELKSKGVIFTTLAKALVEHSDLVQKYLWNVVAYDEHKLTALHTAVVNGGVFLYVPKNVEVEVPLQVVFEVAGDHALLSPHVLIVAEANSKVIYVDTFVSGEGTSMVANSIVEVYVGAGASVQVASVRSLSTDVHDYSFRRATVDRDGKMEWILGEMNDGNTVANNTTILKGTGSTAETKSISVGTGSQRQNLTSQVQHIGTHSESDMVSKAVMTGESVSILNGITKIEKGAEKANGVQAENILMLSEKSRGDANPILLIDEDDVKAGHAASVGRFSEESLYYLMSRGITRQNAERLIILGFLDPVVAEIPVEEVRNRLRQALERKLG
- a CDS encoding FGGY family carbohydrate kinase; translated protein: MAEQPYILSIDQGTTGTKALLVDQDGNIRAESYQKHTQYYPHSGWAEHDPTEIWQMVLAAVADILEKANIAPHQVHAVGLANQGETVMAWDVTDSSPLYPAIVWSCRRSIAIADQWNADHDWRQRVKEKTGLRIDPYFSATKVKWLMEEVPEVNAKLEEGCGRFGTLDTWMIWNMTGKKQFVTDASTAARTLLFNIQQGEWDEEILQYLGIKKEWLAQVVPSVGELGVTCPDHFLGIQAPIRVSMVDQPAALYGHLCVEPGMSKCTYGTGCFAYLNVGTQPLTDHTDTLLSTIVWQREDAYTYALDGAIYSAGSAIEWGMNGLGLYDSIEQLQEWSKQWELCLNGGAVEKELDNEILFIPALSGLGAPYWSSDTRGMFVGMSHDTTKQDLARAILEGIAHRIADVLEAMQLVSGQQLKSLRVDGGPTRNPYLMQVQANILGIPVEAPKQAETTAMGVAYLQGESLGWWTQEQLQKKILISRRYEPQLSHERVQLKRRRWKKAIQLLQDFQ
- the sufC gene encoding Fe-S cluster assembly ATPase SufC, producing the protein MTAVPHLQIKNLRAKIEDKEILKGMNLEIKGGEVHAIMGPNGTGKSTLASTLMGHPKYEVTAGEVIINGEDLLDMAVDERARAGLFLAMQYPSEISGVTNSDFLRSAINARRGEGNEISLMKFIREMDKKMSTLEMDESFSHRYLNEGFSGGEKKRNEILQMMLIEPTFCILDEIDSGLDIDALKVVANGVNEMRSADRGFLIITHYQRLLNYVKPDFVHVMMQGRIVKSGGPELAERLEAEGYDWIKEELGIEDETVNANV